DNA from Bradyrhizobium diazoefficiens USDA 110:
TCAATCCCGCCTACAACGCGGATCGTGGCCCGGTGTCGGTGTTCTCCGGCCGGCTCCACGGCGAGTTCTGAGCGCGCGCGCCTCGTCCTTCGAGACGCCCGCTTCGCGGGCTCCTCAGGATGAGGCTAAGCATTGGTGCCCGTCGAAACTGCGGCCGCGCACTCCGTCCTCATCCTGAGGAGCCGCCAGAGCGGGCGTCTCGAAGGATGGGCCAAAGGGACGTCGCTCTGCAAATACGATTGCGACCCCAGCGGGGAGAGGAGTTCGATTTTCTACGCGGCCCGGATCGCGTCCAGGAACTTTCCGACCTCGACCTTGAGGCGGCTGCTCTCGCCCGACAGCGATCTGGCTGCCGCGAGCACATTCGAGGATGCCGATCCGGTCTGGCTCGCGCCGCGCTGCACGTCGACGATGCTGGCGGAGACCTGCTGGGTGCCGCGGGCCGCCTGCTGCACGTTGCGGGAAATCTCCCGCGTCGCCGCGCCCTGCTCCTCGACCGCCGAGGCGATCGCGGACGCGATCTCGGACATGCGGGTGATGGTGTCGCCGATCGACTTGATGGCGCCGACAGAATCCTCCGTCGCCGTCTGGATTCCCGCAATCTGCTGGCTGATCTCGCCGGTGGCCTTGGCGGTCTGCTCGGCCAGCGCCTTGACCTCGGAGGCGACGACGGCAAAGCCGCGGCCGGCCTCGCCGGCGCGGGCCGCCTCGATGGTGGCGTTCAGCGCCAGGAGATTGGTCTGGCCCGCGATCTGGCTGATGAGCTCGACGACGTCCCCGATCCGGCCGGCGGCCTTGGCCAGCTCGCCGACGTGATCGTTGGTCCGCCCGGCCTGCTGCACCGCTTCGCCGGCGACGCGCGCGGAGTCCTGGACCTGCCGGCTGATCTCGTCGACCGACGAGGCCATTTCCTCCGCCGCCGCGGCAACGGTCTGCACGTTGGTGGAAGCCTGCTCGGACGCGGCCGCGACGGTCGCAGTGACCTTTTCCGATTGATCGGCCGTGCTCGTCAGCGTTCCCGCCGAGGCCTCCAGCTCCGAGGATGCCGACGCCACGGTGTTGATGACGTCGCCGATCATCGCTTCGAAGTCGCGCGCGATCTGGTCCATCCGCTGGCTGCGACGGAGCTTCGCCTCGGCTTCGACCGCGGCCGCCTCGTCGGCGGCCTTCTTGGCCGCGAGCGAATCCTTGAAGTGCCGCAGCGAGCCCGCCACCTGGCCGATCTCGTCGTTGCGGCCCGTCGCGGGGATCTCGACCTCATGCTGTCCGGCGGCGAGCGTGCCGATCACGTCCGCGAGCCGGCTAAGCGGCGTTACCACGCGGCTGCGCAGCATCATGGTCACGCCACCGAGCGTCCCGAGCAGCGCCAGCACCGCCACGCCTGCAAGCGCGAGCATCGCCAGCGCGCCATCGCGCGCGGCCGCGGCGCGCTCGGCCGCTTCGGCCAGCGCGGCGTCGCGCACGCCGTAGAACATCTGGATGGCCGGCACGATGACACCGGCCAGCTCTTCGGCGTTGACACCGTACTTGCCGTCGCTACGGGCCGCCGGCATTTCCTTATCCACGACGAGCGCGGCTTTGCCGAAATAGGAGTCCGTCGCCGCCTTCAGCGCGGTGGCGATGCGGGGCGGGCTTCCGAGCTGGTCGATACCGGCCTCGATGCGCTCGCGGTCGGCCTCGACACGCCCCTGCATGCGATCCATCAGCGAGAACTCGGCCGCGGTGAGCGGCCGGCGTACGCTCAGCGCCGGCGACAGCGTGGCGGCGCGGCTGCCGGCCGAGACGCGCAGATCCTGCGCCGTCCGTGCCAGGCTCAGCAGCGCCGCGAGCGAGGAATCGGCATTGACGACCTTCGCCTCGAGCCGGTTCATGACCGGCTCGATATTGCCGAGCACCTCGGCAACACCGGGCAGGAAACCCTTGATCGCGGCGCTGTCGCGCGCTGCCAGCGGAACACTCATCGCGCGATCTGCCGCAGCGTTGATCTCCTTCAGCCGCCGCGCCGCACGGTCGAGATGCTCGGCAATCGCTCCGCCGTCATCCAGCACCATGATGGCCCGCCTTGCGCTCTCGAAGGCGGTCTCGGCGGCTTTCGCGGCCTTCGCGGCAGCGTCGATCTGGGCCTGCGTCGCAGCGGCTTCCTGGAAGATCGGTCCAATGTAGGGGGCACGGAGACCGGCGACCTGCTGGCTGACCATCAGGGTCGCACCAAAAGCGTCAACCGTCTTGATCGCATCGGAGCGGTTCGTGAAGATGCGCGCCTGGGGTATCAGCACCTCGGCGCCGAGGATGACTGCAAAAACCGTCACCGTGAGCATCGACAGCGCGAAGAGCTTCCCGATCCGCATCCTTGGGTCCCCGAATACATTGCTACAAATGTCGAAAACCTAGCTGGCGGCCACTAAGGGCCCGTTAAGCAACGGCCCGTAGTTCAGCGGAGTGCCTTGGGCCGCGCGGGTCGCCGGAACGCTGTCATCGCCGGGTTCCCCGTGGTGCCAGATGCGACAGAATTGCCGGGATTTTCCTCGCAAAACGCCTATATCAATGCTTGCGTCGCCATCCGGCCGCACTCGCGTACCTCCGGAACATCAATGCTCTCGGTCGAACTCGTCATCGTCGTCGTCCTGATCGTCATCAACGGCCTGCTCTCCATGTCGGAGCTGGCCGTGGTCTCGTCCCGTCCGGCCCGCCTCTCGCTGCTCGCCGCCAAGGGCGTGCGCGGCGCCGACCGCGCGCTGACGCTGGCGGCCGATCCCGGCAAATTCCTCTCGACGGTGCAGATCGGCATCACGCTGGTCGGCGTGCTCTCGGGTGCATTCTCCGGCGCGACGCTCGGGCAACGGCTGGCGCAATGGCTGGTCGAGCTCGGCCTGTCCGCCGGCATCGCCGACATCGTCGGCGTCGGCATCGTCGTCACGCTCATCACCTACGCCACACTGATCGTCGGCGAGCTGGTGCCGAAGCAGGTGGCGCTGCGCGACCCCGAGAGCATCGCGGTCAAGGTCGCGCCCGCGATGCATGTTCTGGCGCGGATCTCGCTGCCGCTCGTCTTCCTGCTCGATCTCTCCGGCAAGCTGATCCTCACGCTGCTCGGCCGCGGCGGCAAGGCCGAGGAGAAGGTCTCGGAGGACGAGATCCATCATCTCGTCAGCGAAGCCGAAAATGCCGGCGTGCTCGAGCCCGGCGAGAAGGAGATGATCGCCGGCGTGATGCGGCTCGGCGACCGGCCGGTCGGCGCCGTCATGACGCCGCGCACGGAGGTCGACGAGATCGACCTGAACGACACACCGGAAGCCATTCAGCAGATCATCGCCAAGAGCCCGCATTCGCGCTTTCCGGCCTCGGACGGCGAACGCGACAAGCCGATCGGCGTGCTCCAGGCCAAGGACCTGCTGGTCGCGTTCATGAGCGAACGCACGCCCGATCTGCGGGCGCTTGT
Protein-coding regions in this window:
- a CDS encoding hemolysin family protein gives rise to the protein MLSVELVIVVVLIVINGLLSMSELAVVSSRPARLSLLAAKGVRGADRALTLAADPGKFLSTVQIGITLVGVLSGAFSGATLGQRLAQWLVELGLSAGIADIVGVGIVVTLITYATLIVGELVPKQVALRDPESIAVKVAPAMHVLARISLPLVFLLDLSGKLILTLLGRGGKAEEKVSEDEIHHLVSEAENAGVLEPGEKEMIAGVMRLGDRPVGAVMTPRTEVDEIDLNDTPEAIQQIIAKSPHSRFPASDGERDKPIGVLQAKDLLVAFMSERTPDLRALVREAPSIPASADARDVLAILRAAPVHVGFVYDEYGAFEGVVTAADILESIVGAFHSEEGPPEPAYVKRADDSLLVAGWMPVDEFCELLGIELPPHHRFYTVAGLVLQHFNVLPNVGDAFDLGGWHIEVVDLDGRRIDKILASRRGEQAAA
- a CDS encoding methyl-accepting chemotaxis protein translates to MRIGKLFALSMLTVTVFAVILGAEVLIPQARIFTNRSDAIKTVDAFGATLMVSQQVAGLRAPYIGPIFQEAAATQAQIDAAAKAAKAAETAFESARRAIMVLDDGGAIAEHLDRAARRLKEINAAADRAMSVPLAARDSAAIKGFLPGVAEVLGNIEPVMNRLEAKVVNADSSLAALLSLARTAQDLRVSAGSRAATLSPALSVRRPLTAAEFSLMDRMQGRVEADRERIEAGIDQLGSPPRIATALKAATDSYFGKAALVVDKEMPAARSDGKYGVNAEELAGVIVPAIQMFYGVRDAALAEAAERAAAARDGALAMLALAGVAVLALLGTLGGVTMMLRSRVVTPLSRLADVIGTLAAGQHEVEIPATGRNDEIGQVAGSLRHFKDSLAAKKAADEAAAVEAEAKLRRSQRMDQIARDFEAMIGDVINTVASASSELEASAGTLTSTADQSEKVTATVAAASEQASTNVQTVAAAAEEMASSVDEISRQVQDSARVAGEAVQQAGRTNDHVGELAKAAGRIGDVVELISQIAGQTNLLALNATIEAARAGEAGRGFAVVASEVKALAEQTAKATGEISQQIAGIQTATEDSVGAIKSIGDTITRMSEIASAIASAVEEQGAATREISRNVQQAARGTQQVSASIVDVQRGASQTGSASSNVLAAARSLSGESSRLKVEVGKFLDAIRAA